Below is a genomic region from Streptomyces sp. RPA4-2.
CGAGCTGAACGATCTCGCCCACCAGGCGGCTGCCGACGCACTGATGAGGATCACGCACAAAATCCAGGAATTTCGAGGCGACGCCAGGTTCACCACGTGGGCGTTCCGATTCGTCGTACTTGAAGTGTCCAGCAAGCTGGGCCGCCATTTCTGGCGTGTTGCACATACCTTGTTCGACTTGGACGAATGGACGCAAGTGCCCGACCGCTCCGGCAGCGACCCCGTCAGCCACTGGCAGGCACGAGAGCTGGGCGAAGCCGCGCGCAACGCGGTCGAGACGGCACTGAGCGCCCACCAGCGGCAGGTCTTCACCGCGGTCGTCAACGGGGTTCCCCTGG
It encodes:
- a CDS encoding RNA polymerase sigma factor, with amino-acid sequence MDALEGGHGSHYEQACTQLHELLVRIAMNEVFRRGPRYRITGPELNDLAHQAAADALMRITHKIQEFRGDARFTTWAFRFVVLEVSSKLGRHFWRVAHTLFDLDEWTQVPDRSGSDPVSHWQARELGEAARNAVETALSAHQRQVFTAVVNGVPLETLASELETNRNALYKTMFDARKKLRDQLVASGHLSATG